The Terracoccus luteus genome includes a region encoding these proteins:
- a CDS encoding RNA-binding S4 domain-containing protein, producing the protein MSIVDVTVSESPIRLGQFLKLAGLAEHGGHAKALLEAGEVRVNGEIEARRGRQLQPGDVVDVGGQQARPVA; encoded by the coding sequence GTGAGCATCGTCGACGTCACCGTGAGCGAGAGCCCGATCCGGCTCGGGCAGTTCCTCAAGCTGGCCGGGCTCGCGGAGCACGGCGGCCACGCCAAGGCGCTGCTCGAGGCGGGCGAGGTGCGCGTCAACGGCGAGATCGAGGCGCGCCGCGGCCGGCAGCTGCAGCCCGGTGACGTCGTCGACGTCGGTGGCCAGCAGGCGCGACCCGTCGCCTGA
- a CDS encoding NAD-dependent epimerase/dehydratase family protein has product MGHHLVVGAGGIGRSVTAHLVALGHTVTLASRSGRVTQRPWEQEPGGTEAVTVVAADAGDAERLVQLARGADSIVNAVNPPSYDRWDADWPPVAAALLEAAERTAAALVVIGNLYQYGEVAGPMTEWTPLAATGSKGRLRADMWLTALEAQRAGRVRVTELRSSDYVGPGATRMTSYLGDVVVDRVAAGGRALMPVGRTDVPHTWTYIPDVGRFAALVCARAGEGAGSGAESGSGTEVFGRPWHVPSPAARTVQEAADDVARLTGHRPRRVLRLPRPVGTALGLVIPFFREVRETRHQFERPFVLDASEAERVFGFTATPWEQVLTETIADRVGPEALVGRERAASGA; this is encoded by the coding sequence ATGGGACACCACCTCGTCGTCGGGGCCGGCGGCATCGGCCGGTCGGTCACCGCCCACCTCGTCGCGCTGGGCCACACGGTCACCCTCGCCTCCCGCTCGGGGCGGGTGACGCAGCGACCGTGGGAGCAGGAGCCCGGGGGTACTGAGGCTGTCACCGTCGTGGCCGCCGACGCCGGCGACGCGGAGCGGCTCGTCCAGCTGGCGCGGGGGGCCGACAGCATCGTCAACGCCGTCAACCCCCCGAGCTACGACCGCTGGGACGCCGACTGGCCGCCGGTCGCGGCCGCCCTGCTCGAAGCGGCGGAGCGCACCGCCGCCGCCCTCGTCGTCATCGGCAACCTCTACCAGTACGGGGAGGTCGCCGGGCCGATGACCGAGTGGACGCCCCTCGCGGCGACGGGCAGCAAGGGCCGGCTGCGCGCCGACATGTGGCTGACCGCCCTCGAGGCCCAGCGCGCCGGTCGGGTGCGGGTCACCGAGCTGCGCTCGAGCGACTACGTCGGCCCGGGGGCGACGCGGATGACGAGCTACCTCGGCGACGTCGTCGTCGACCGGGTGGCGGCGGGCGGGCGGGCGCTCATGCCGGTGGGTCGCACCGACGTCCCGCACACGTGGACCTACATCCCGGACGTTGGACGCTTCGCCGCCCTCGTGTGCGCCCGGGCGGGCGAGGGAGCGGGGTCCGGAGCGGAGTCGGGTTCGGGGACGGAGGTGTTCGGCCGGCCCTGGCACGTGCCCAGCCCGGCGGCGCGCACGGTGCAGGAGGCGGCCGACGACGTCGCCCGGCTCACGGGTCACCGGCCGCGTCGGGTGCTTCGGCTGCCGCGACCGGTGGGGACGGCGCTCGGGCTCGTCATCCCCTTCTTCCGCGAGGTGCGTGAGACCCGGCACCAGTTCGAGCGCCCGTTCGTGCTCGACGCGTCGGAGGCGGAGCGGGTCTTCGGGTTCACCGCGACCCCGTGGGAGCAGGTGCTCACCGAGACGATCGCCGACCGGGTCGGGCCGGAGGCGCTCGTCGGCAGGGAGCGGGCGGCGTCGGGCGCCTGA
- a CDS encoding TetR/AcrR family transcriptional regulator, whose product MTDDDAQTSPAPGKRARQRLEIEAGILRVAREHLARQGPAGLSLRAVARDLGMVSSGIYRYVESRDDLLTRLIVDAYTSLAHDVLAAHDAVDRDDLSGRWHAIGRALRAWALAHPHDFALVYGTPVPDYVAPRERTVEPGTAVLAALVRLLHDAHRARRLDTSGWGRPPRAHPDDADAPGDLPRRAVGWILDDPMLAEVDVPAAGLVRGVAAWTLLIGAVTGELFHQLGPVPDPEALFHCQLDVGEQLVLTPPP is encoded by the coding sequence GTGACCGACGACGACGCGCAGACCTCCCCCGCCCCGGGCAAGCGCGCCCGACAGCGTCTCGAGATCGAGGCCGGCATCCTGCGGGTGGCCCGTGAGCACCTCGCCCGACAGGGGCCGGCGGGCCTCAGCCTCCGCGCCGTCGCCCGGGACCTCGGGATGGTCAGCTCGGGCATCTACCGCTACGTCGAGAGCCGCGACGACCTGCTCACGCGCCTCATCGTCGACGCCTACACCTCGCTCGCCCACGACGTCCTCGCCGCGCACGACGCGGTCGACCGCGACGACCTGTCGGGCCGGTGGCACGCCATCGGCCGGGCCCTGCGCGCCTGGGCGCTCGCGCACCCCCACGACTTCGCCCTCGTCTACGGCACCCCGGTGCCCGACTACGTCGCCCCCCGTGAACGCACCGTCGAGCCGGGGACGGCGGTGCTCGCCGCTCTCGTCCGGCTGCTCCACGACGCCCACCGGGCGAGGCGGCTCGACACGTCCGGCTGGGGCCGGCCTCCACGGGCCCACCCGGACGACGCCGACGCGCCCGGCGACCTGCCCCGTCGGGCGGTCGGCTGGATCCTCGACGACCCGATGCTGGCGGAGGTGGACGTCCCGGCCGCCGGCCTCGTCCGGGGGGTCGCCGCCTGGACCCTGCTCATCGGGGCGGTGACGGGAGAGCTCTTCCACCAGCTCGGCCCGGTGCCCGATCCCGAGGCCCTGTTCCACTGCCAGCTCGACGTCGGGGAGCAGCTCGTCCTCACCCCACCCCCATGA